A region from the Eptesicus fuscus isolate TK198812 chromosome 1, DD_ASM_mEF_20220401, whole genome shotgun sequence genome encodes:
- the GPR101 gene encoding probable G-protein coupled receptor 101, with translation MTSTCTNTTRESNSSYTCIPFSKMPISLAHGIIRSSVLLIFLTASFIGNIVLALVLQRKPQLLQVTNRFIFNLLITDLLQVSLVAPWVVAMSVPLFWPLNSHFCTALVSLTHLFAFASVNTIVVVSVDRYLSIIHPLSYPAKMTPRRGYMLLYGTWILAILQSTPPLYGWGQAAFDERNALCSMIWGASPSYTILSVVSFIIIPLAIMIACYSVVFGAARRQHALLYNVKSHSLKIRAKDCVENEDEEGEKKDDFQGESRFHSQNEGEIKAKEGSVEAKEGSMEAKEGSMEAKGNKEVKESSFIANDGSMEGKEGGTKTESSMKAGSSQIEVNQCNIDLGEDDMEFDEDNINFSEDDIEAVNIPESLPPSRRNSKNDPPLPRCYQCKAAKVIFLIIFSYVLSLGPYCFLAVLAVWVDIQTKVPQWVITIIIWLFFLQCCIHPYIYGYMHKTIKKEIQDMLKKFFCKEKPPKEDSHPDLPGTEAGTEDGTEDKAVPSHSSATSP, from the coding sequence ATGACCTCAACCTGCACCAATACTACTCGGGAAAGCAACAGTAGCTACACGTGCATCCCATTCTCCAAAATgcccatcagcctggctcacggcATCATCCGCTCGAGCGTGCTGCTCATCTTTCTCACTGCCTCATTCATTGGCAACATAGTGCTGGCACTCGTGttgcagcgcaagcctcagctgctGCAGGTGACCAACCGCTTCATCTTTAACCTTCTCATCACTGACCTGCTGCAAGTTTCACTCGTGGCCCCCTGGGTAGTGGCTATGTCTGTGCCTCTCTTCTGGCCCCTCAACAGCCACTTCTGTACTGCCCTGGTCAGCCTCACTCACCTGTTCGCCTTTGCCAGTGTCAACACCATTGTTGTAGTGTCAGTGGATCGCTACCTGTCTATCATCCACCCACTCTCCTACCCAGCCAAGATGACCCCACGCCGGGGTTACATGCTCCTCTATGGCACCTGGATCTTGGCCATCCTCCAGAGCACACCACCACTCTATGGCTGGGGTCAGGCTGCCTTTGATGAGCGCAATGCCCTCTGCTCCATGATCTGGGGGGCCAGCCCCAGCTATACCATTCTCAGTGTGGTGTCCTTTATCATCATTCCACTGGCTATCATGATTGCCTGCTACTCTGTGGTATTTGGTGCAGCCCGGCGTCAGCATGCTCTTCTGTACAATGTCAAGAGCCACAGCTTGAAGATTCGGGCCAAGGACTGTGTGGAGAATGAggatgaagagggagagaagaaagatgaCTTCCAGGGTGAGAGCAGGTTCCACAGCCAGAATGAAGGAGAGATCAAGGCCAAAGAGGGCAGTGTGGAGGCCAAAGAGGGCAGCATGGAAGCCAAGGAAGGGAGCATGGAAGCCAAAGGCAACAAGGAGGTCAAAGAAAGCAGCTTCATAGCCAATGATGGCAGCATGGAGGGTAAAGAAGGTGGCACCAAAACTGAGAGCAGCATGAAAGCAGGCAGCAGTCAGATAGAGGTCAACCAGTGCAACATTGACTTGGGTGAAGATGACATGGAGTTTGATGAGGACAACATCAATTTCAGTGAGGATGACATCGAAGCAGTGAACATCCCAGAGAGTCTCCCACCAAGTCGTCGAAACAGCAAAAATGACCCTCCTCTGCCCAGGTGCTACCAGTGCAAAGCTGCTAAAGTGATCTTCCTCATCATTTTCTCCTACGTGCTATCCCTGGGGCCCTACTGCTTTCTAGCAGTCCTAGCTGTGTGGGTGGATATCCAAACCAAGGTACCCCAGTGGGTGAtcaccataataatctggctttTCTTCCTGCAGTGCTGCATCCACCCCTACATCTATGGGTACATGCACAAGACCATCAAGAAGGAAATTCAGGATATGCTGAAGAAGTTCTTCTGCAAAGAAAAGCCCCCAAAAGAAGATAGCCACCCAGACCTTCCTGGAACTGAAGCTGGCACAGAGGATGGGACTGAAGACAAGGCTGTCCCTTCTCACAGTTCTGCCACTTCACCTTGA